A single window of Chloracidobacterium thermophilum B DNA harbors:
- a CDS encoding M16 family metallopeptidase, with the protein MTTNHANSLLTAGVQRYVLSNGLTVLLKAVPANPIVSTMIWYRVGSRNEPAGKTGMSHFLEHMMFKGTQRLGKGEIDHLTLVNGGRNNAFTWMDFTAYYFTFAADRWEVALDIEADRACNTTFDPGEFEAEKQVVLEELQMYLDSPFDALEMEVWATAFRQHPYHVPTIGWREDVEHLTVDDLRHYYESYYCPNNATLVIVGDIRPEAALRRIEDTFGALPARPLPPPPHATEPPQRGEKRVIVKKPTPLPRLTIGYHVPEVAHPDSYALHVASMLLSYGRTSRLYQRLQEKDESVTFATAHYAEHMDPSLLTIAAEVKPNHTPEEVEAAITEEVERLIHEPPTDLELAKAKRQTEAQFILGNEEILNQAMLLGEYETIACGAKIPEEARGYHYLDAYLNHVRQVSPADIQRTAALYLHRDNRTVGWLINP; encoded by the coding sequence ATGACCACCAACCATGCCAACTCGTTGCTGACGGCCGGTGTGCAGCGTTATGTGTTGTCCAACGGACTGACGGTGCTGCTCAAGGCCGTGCCGGCCAATCCCATCGTTTCCACGATGATTTGGTACCGCGTCGGTTCACGCAACGAGCCGGCCGGAAAAACCGGGATGTCGCACTTTCTGGAACACATGATGTTCAAGGGGACGCAGCGGCTCGGCAAAGGTGAGATTGACCATCTGACGCTGGTCAACGGCGGACGTAACAATGCGTTCACCTGGATGGATTTCACGGCTTACTACTTCACCTTTGCGGCTGACCGCTGGGAAGTTGCGCTCGACATCGAAGCCGACCGCGCATGCAACACAACCTTCGATCCGGGGGAGTTCGAGGCTGAAAAGCAGGTGGTGCTTGAAGAGCTTCAGATGTATTTGGACAGCCCGTTTGACGCGCTGGAGATGGAGGTCTGGGCGACGGCTTTTCGGCAGCATCCCTACCACGTGCCGACCATTGGCTGGCGCGAGGATGTCGAACATCTCACGGTGGATGACCTGCGGCACTACTACGAAAGCTATTACTGCCCGAACAACGCCACGCTGGTCATTGTCGGGGACATCCGCCCGGAAGCGGCTCTGCGCCGGATTGAGGATACCTTCGGGGCGCTTCCGGCGCGTCCGTTGCCGCCGCCGCCCCATGCCACAGAGCCACCCCAGCGGGGTGAAAAACGGGTCATCGTCAAAAAGCCGACGCCGCTGCCCCGGCTGACCATAGGCTACCACGTCCCGGAAGTTGCCCATCCCGACTCGTATGCCCTGCACGTCGCGTCCATGCTGTTGTCTTACGGGCGCACCTCGCGGCTCTATCAGCGCCTGCAGGAGAAAGATGAGTCCGTGACATTTGCCACGGCGCACTATGCCGAGCACATGGACCCGTCACTGTTGACGATAGCGGCGGAAGTCAAACCCAACCACACGCCGGAAGAAGTCGAGGCGGCGATTACCGAGGAAGTCGAGCGGCTTATCCATGAACCCCCGACCGATCTGGAGCTGGCCAAGGCCAAGCGGCAGACCGAGGCGCAGTTCATTCTTGGCAACGAGGAAATCCTCAACCAGGCCATGCTCCTCGGCGAATATGAAACCATCGCCTGTGGGGCAAAGATTCCCGAAGAAGCCCGTGGGTATCACTACCTTGACGCTTACCTGAACCACGTCCGGCAGGTTTCACCGGCTGACATTCAACGCACGGCGGCGCTGTATCTGCACCGCGACAATCGCACGGTAGGATGGCTGATCAATCCCTGA